A portion of the Acanthopagrus latus isolate v.2019 chromosome 21, fAcaLat1.1, whole genome shotgun sequence genome contains these proteins:
- the LOC119011305 gene encoding anti-dorsalizing morphogenic protein: MLMFVISFASLLCAAAARPSLSYLENHFTAENESEEVRSAAIKRLLEVFGMEDPPAIIHGHKQAPQYMLDLYNTVADVDGVTKDPYLLEGNTVRSFFDKLRSEQVEYRFNLSTVARTEKILTAELHLFKLRPQASLTFNRHHFCQVSVYQLLDTSVSNNTQEKKLLSSRLIPVHSTGWEVFTITQAVRSWMIDEGSNLGLHVVVRTLGGSQMDMKMIRFASGRNHHQSKQPMLVLFTDDGRRSTSLESLDPNDTTATSSLPQAPMSGPPSRSARSVDYSEEEGMSSPCQRMPLYVDFEEIGWSGWIVSPRGYNAYHCKGSCPFPLGQNMRPTNHATVQSIINALKLMKGIDTPCCVPDKLFSINLLYFDDDENVVLKQYNDMVAGSCGCH; this comes from the exons atgttgatgtttgtgatCAGCTTTGCGTCTCTGCTGTGCGCCGCCGCCGCACGGCCTTCGCTCAGCTACCTGGAGAATCACTTCACCGCCGAGAACGAGTCGGAGGAGGTCCGCTCGGCTGCCATCAAGAGGCTCCTGGAGGTGTTTGGGATGGAGGACCCCCCTGCTATCATCCATGGGCACAAGCAGGCACCCCAGTACATGCTCGATCTGTACAACACGGTGGCTGACGTGGACGGCGTGACCAAGGACCCGTACCTCCTGGAGGGCAATACCGTGCGCAGCTTCTTTGACAAAC TGCGCAGCGAGCAGGTGGAGTACAGGTTCAATTTGTCCACGGTGGCCAGGACTGAGAAGATCCTCACTGCAGAGCTCCATCTCTTCAAACTGCGACCTCAGGCCTCTCTGACATTCAACAGGCATCACTTCTGCCAG gTGAGTGTTTATCAGCTGCTGGACACCAGCGTGAGCAACaacacacaggagaagaagCTGCTGTCCTCTCGCCTCATCCCAGTTCACTCTACTGGTTGGGAAGTGTTCACCATCACACAAGCT gtTCGCTCCTGGATGATAGATGAAGGCAGCAACCTGGGGCTCCATGTGGTGGTTCGGACCCTGGGAGGAAGCCAGATGGATATGAAAATGATCCGCTTTGCTTCAGGGCGCAACCACCACCAGAGCAAACAGCCCATGTTGGTCCTGTTCACTGATGACGGCCGCCGCTCCACTTCTCTTGAGAGCTTAG ACCCAAACGATACCACTGCCACGTCCAGCCTCCCCCAGGCCCCCATGTCCGGCCCACCCTCCCGCAGCGCCCGCTCCGTGGACTACAGCGAGGAGGAAGGTATGTCCTCGCCCTGCCAGCGCATGCCCCTCTACGTCGACTTCGAGGAGATCGGCTGGTCGGGATGGATCGTGTCACCCCGGGGCTACAACGCGTACCACTGCAAAGGCTCCTGCCCCTTCCCCCTGGGCCAGAACATGAGGCCGACCAACCACGCCACCGTCCAGTCCATCATCAACGCCCTGAAGCTGATGAAAGGCATCGATACGCCGTGCTGCG